TCAGCACGAGCCTGCCGACCTGCGGCCGGACGCGGTCGATGATCCGGTCCAGGATCGGCCGGCCGGCCAGCGGCCGCAGCGTCTTGTCCCCGCCGCCCATGCGGCGCGACAGCCCGCCGGCCAGTAGCACGCCGACGACGCCCTCCGCCCTATTCCCCGTCATCGCCGCGGCTCCCCTTCCTGCGATGGGTGGTGGGTTCGTCGTCTCCCTCCCCCGAAGCTTTCTCCCCCGGCTCCAGGTCGAACACGATCCGCTCCTCCCCGGCCAAAGCCACGAAGCGGCGCCCGCGGGCGCGTCCGATCAGCGTCAGGCCGGCCTCGCGCGCCAGTTCCACGCCCCAGGCGGTGAAGCCGCTGCGCGACACCAGGATGGGAATGCCCATCTGGACCGTCTTGATCACCATCTCCGAGGTCAGGCGCCCGGTCGTGTAGAAGATCTTGTCCTCCGGCGTCAGGCCGTGCCGCCACATGTAGCCGGCCACCTTGTCCACGGCGTTGTGGCGGCCGACATCCTCCATATAGACCAGCGGCCTGTCCTCCTGGCACAGGACGCAGCCGTGGATCGCGCCGGCCTCCAGGTAGAGGCTGGGCGCGGTGTTGATCTTGCGGGTCAGCGCCGCCAGCCAGGAAGTCTTGAGCCGCGCCTCCGAAGACAGGCGGATGTCGCCGAACTTCTCCATCAGGTCGCCGAACACGGTGCCCTGGGCGCAGCCCGAGGTCAGCGTCTTCTTCTTCAGCTTCT
This Skermanella mucosa DNA region includes the following protein-coding sequences:
- the fdhD gene encoding formate dehydrogenase accessory sulfurtransferase FdhD; translation: MEESPKEEFVVRPDPADPRLTKRVTGIDQTGAPIETSVTVERPLTLFLNGQEIVTMMTICDYPEYLALGYLLNQNMLRTDDSVTDIVYDDEIETVVVRTERPTDFEQKLKKKTLTSGCAQGTVFGDLMEKFGDIRLSSEARLKTSWLAALTRKINTAPSLYLEAGAIHGCVLCQEDRPLVYMEDVGRHNAVDKVAGYMWRHGLTPEDKIFYTTGRLTSEMVIKTVQMGIPILVSRSGFTAWGVELAREAGLTLIGRARGRRFVALAGEERIVFDLEPGEKASGEGDDEPTTHRRKGSRGDDGE